The following are encoded in a window of Fusarium oxysporum f. sp. lycopersici 4287 chromosome 5, whole genome shotgun sequence genomic DNA:
- a CDS encoding hypothetical protein (At least one base has a quality score < 10) yields MTTATAYPATMADLRGHPGHSSMWSSYGGSVHIPGRVADPMPSTSSPLSGRTSSNHTEMDQPSYPYSRYPQDDQEAYDRPAHPEIVSHHGYPNLKRSFSEAEPPAYQEIVQDLRDDNSKMTASHEHKLLAFKRTQDKHTIVDQQGRMQQLELSAQLHGMFFLSEMPANTSDGSLRQPELTCYRRNLFQISGTLVTPRGQLSVITESGETVAVSNMEVTISAIESVDGNPVRLIVIPWKTPPPNSPETNQTPDQEPQSLPLIPFQDDGTESDGEYAVYPIGWRRLQFRIATANNGRRKELQQHFVLHLKVVGTLANGTKTVLTESTTAPIVVRGRSPRNFQARKEIPLLGSSAGSRGQALVETGVGVVAGPLSAKHQEAKPRGIDAQLPRTAFTFNAPKIPGTQLGPIRSNSYPTWGTPPAQVPLGHIPTSGAESYPAASMGPLAGTTSFPAESQGMPIQSSMEPPVPISMTTDWPPQLSIHTTPLGSHDQAMNIPRYVDNPRPLKSPRHMSHPSIRSAGSVANTDASPEYRYAPYAPVNSSSSEVAQPSYNPETSGPPSVPARDYYAPAHTWTSAPGEHSTNLAYASTAESRPYPFPQDEYKSTPAGTSPTKTESSQPQASSVYNGATRGSFDAMHQYSWNGN; encoded by the exons ATGACAACCGCAACGGCATACCCGGCCACTATGGCAGATTTGAGAGGACACCCAGGGCATTCAAGCATGTGGTCAAGTTACGGAGGCTCAGTACACATACCAGGTCGAGTGGCAGATCCCATgccatcaacttcttcgccGCTCTCAGGACGGACTAGTAGTAACCATACCGAGATGGATCAGCCCTCTTACCCCTACAGCCGATATCCCCAAGACGACCAAGAAGCGTACGACAGACCTGCGCACCCAGAAATTGTCTCACATCACGGCTACCCAAACCTGAAGAGGTCTTTCTCTGAAGCAGAGCCACCTGCTTACCAGGAAATTGTCCAGGATCTCCGTGACGACAACTCCAAGATGACAGCCAGCCACGAGCACAAGCTCCTGGCCTTCAAGAGGACACAGGATAAACACACCATTGTTGACCAGCAAGGTCGCATGCAACAACTAGAGCTGTCCGCTCAACTCCACGGGATGTTCTTCCTTTCCGAAATGCCTGCGAATACATCAGATGGCTCGCTCAGACAGCCTGAGTTGACCTGCTACCGAAGAAATCTATTTCAAATCAGCGGCACACTTGTTACTCCACGAGGTCAGCTGTCTGTGATCACCGAATCTGGCGAGACTGTTGCAGTCAGCAACATGGAGGTTACTATTTCTGCCATTGAGTCTGTCGATGGCAACCCGGTCCGATTAATCGTGATTCCGTGGAAAACCCCCCCACCAAACTCACCAGAGACAAACCAAACCCCAGATCAAGAACCACAGTCTCTGCCCCTAATTCCTTTCCAGGACGATGGGACAGAATCTGATGGCGAATATGCTGTGTACCCCATCGGCTGGCGACGCCTTCAATTCAGGAT TGCAACTGCAAACAATGGTCGTCGAAAGGAGCTCCAGCAACATTTCGTCCTTCATCTCAAAGTCGTTGGAACATTGGCCAACGGTACCAAGACTGTGCTCACGGAATCCACGACGGCGCCCATCGTCGTCAGAGGGCGAAGCCCTCGCAACTTTCAAGCTCGAAAAGAGATTCCTTTGTTGGGATCCAGTGCAGGATCCCGAGGACAAGCCCTTGTGGAAACTGGAGTGGGAGTTGTTGCGGGGCCCCTGAGCGCAAAGCACCAGGAAGCGAAACCGAGAGGCATTGACGCTCAGCTCCCACGGACAGCCTTTACCTTCAACGCGCCGAAGATCCCGGGCACACAATTAGGCCCAATACGATCTAA CTCATATCCAACTTGGGGGACACCGCCGGCCCAGGTGCCCTTAGGTCATATCCCAACCTCGGGTGCAGAGAGTTATCCTGCGGCATCAATGGGTCCTCTGGCTGGTACGACAAGTTTCCCTGCTGAATCACAAGGAATGCCCATTCAATCATCGATGGAACCCCCTGTGCCCATATCCATG ACAACCGACTGGCCCCCGCAGTTATCGATCCACACCACTCCGCTCGGAAGCCATGACCAGGCCATGAACATCCCTCGTTACGTCGACAACCCAAGGCCGTTGAAAAGCCCCCGACACATGAGTCATCCATCGATAAGGAGTGCGGGCTCAGTAGCGAACACCGACGCCTCTCCAGAATATCGATACGCCCCGTATGCCCCCGTGAACTCGAGTTCTAGCGAGGTTGCGCAGCCAAGTTACAACCCAGAAACGTCTGGGCCACCTTCAGTGCCTGCAAGGGACTACTACGCGCCCGCGCATACCTGGACATCAGCGCCTGGGGAGCATAGTACGAACCTGGCATATGCCAGCACTGCCGAGTCTCGGCCATACCCTTTCCCTCAAGACGAGTACAAGAGTACACCTGCGGGAACTTCGCCAACGAAGACCGAATCGAGCCAGCCGCAGGCTTCGTCGGTCTATAACGGAGCCACGAGAGGCTCTTTTGATGCCATGCATCAATATTCCTGGAATGGGAACTAG
- a CDS encoding hypothetical protein (At least one base has a quality score < 10) — translation MTTATAYPATMADLRGHPGHSSMWSSYGGSVHIPGRVADPMPSTSSPLSGRTSSNHTEMDQPSYPYSRYPQDDQEAYDRPAHPEIVSHHGYPNLKRSFSEAEPPAYQEIVQDLRDDNSKMTASHEHKLLAFKRTQDKHTIVDQQGRMQQLELSAQLHGMFFLSEMPANTSDGSLRQPELTCYRRNLFQISGTLVTPRGQLSVITESGETVAVSNMEVTISAIESVDGNPVRLIVIPWKTPPPNSPETNQTPDQEPQSLPLIPFQDDGTESDGEYAVYPIGWRRLQFRIATANNGRRKELQQHFVLHLKVVGTLANGTKTVLTESTTAPIVVRGRSPRNFQARKEIPLLGSSAGSRGQALVETGVGVVAGPLSAKHQEAKPRGIDAQLPRTAFTFNAPKIPGTQLGPIRSNSYPTWGTPPAQVPLGHIPTSGAESYPAASMGPLAGTTSFPAESQGMPIQSSMEPPVPISMVTNDSEHPPVRSQYTYHMQTTDWPPQLSIHTTPLGSHDQAMNIPRYVDNPRPLKSPRHMSHPSIRSAGSVANTDASPEYRYAPYAPVNSSSSEVAQPSYNPETSGPPSVPARDYYAPAHTWTSAPGEHSTNLAYASTAESRPYPFPQDEYKSTPAGTSPTKTESSQPQASSVYNGATRGSFDAMHQYSWNGN, via the exons ATGACAACCGCAACGGCATACCCGGCCACTATGGCAGATTTGAGAGGACACCCAGGGCATTCAAGCATGTGGTCAAGTTACGGAGGCTCAGTACACATACCAGGTCGAGTGGCAGATCCCATgccatcaacttcttcgccGCTCTCAGGACGGACTAGTAGTAACCATACCGAGATGGATCAGCCCTCTTACCCCTACAGCCGATATCCCCAAGACGACCAAGAAGCGTACGACAGACCTGCGCACCCAGAAATTGTCTCACATCACGGCTACCCAAACCTGAAGAGGTCTTTCTCTGAAGCAGAGCCACCTGCTTACCAGGAAATTGTCCAGGATCTCCGTGACGACAACTCCAAGATGACAGCCAGCCACGAGCACAAGCTCCTGGCCTTCAAGAGGACACAGGATAAACACACCATTGTTGACCAGCAAGGTCGCATGCAACAACTAGAGCTGTCCGCTCAACTCCACGGGATGTTCTTCCTTTCCGAAATGCCTGCGAATACATCAGATGGCTCGCTCAGACAGCCTGAGTTGACCTGCTACCGAAGAAATCTATTTCAAATCAGCGGCACACTTGTTACTCCACGAGGTCAGCTGTCTGTGATCACCGAATCTGGCGAGACTGTTGCAGTCAGCAACATGGAGGTTACTATTTCTGCCATTGAGTCTGTCGATGGCAACCCGGTCCGATTAATCGTGATTCCGTGGAAAACCCCCCCACCAAACTCACCAGAGACAAACCAAACCCCAGATCAAGAACCACAGTCTCTGCCCCTAATTCCTTTCCAGGACGATGGGACAGAATCTGATGGCGAATATGCTGTGTACCCCATCGGCTGGCGACGCCTTCAATTCAGGAT TGCAACTGCAAACAATGGTCGTCGAAAGGAGCTCCAGCAACATTTCGTCCTTCATCTCAAAGTCGTTGGAACATTGGCCAACGGTACCAAGACTGTGCTCACGGAATCCACGACGGCGCCCATCGTCGTCAGAGGGCGAAGCCCTCGCAACTTTCAAGCTCGAAAAGAGATTCCTTTGTTGGGATCCAGTGCAGGATCCCGAGGACAAGCCCTTGTGGAAACTGGAGTGGGAGTTGTTGCGGGGCCCCTGAGCGCAAAGCACCAGGAAGCGAAACCGAGAGGCATTGACGCTCAGCTCCCACGGACAGCCTTTACCTTCAACGCGCCGAAGATCCCGGGCACACAATTAGGCCCAATACGATCTAA CTCATATCCAACTTGGGGGACACCGCCGGCCCAGGTGCCCTTAGGTCATATCCCAACCTCGGGTGCAGAGAGTTATCCTGCGGCATCAATGGGTCCTCTGGCTGGTACGACAAGTTTCCCTGCTGAATCACAAGGAATGCCCATTCAATCATCGATGGAACCCCCTGTGCCCATATCCATGGTAACAAATGATTCGGAGCACCCACCAGTCCGATCCCAGTATACTTATCATATGCAGACAACCGACTGGCCCCCGCAGTTATCGATCCACACCACTCCGCTCGGAAGCCATGACCAGGCCATGAACATCCCTCGTTACGTCGACAACCCAAGGCCGTTGAAAAGCCCCCGACACATGAGTCATCCATCGATAAGGAGTGCGGGCTCAGTAGCGAACACCGACGCCTCTCCAGAATATCGATACGCCCCGTATGCCCCCGTGAACTCGAGTTCTAGCGAGGTTGCGCAGCCAAGTTACAACCCAGAAACGTCTGGGCCACCTTCAGTGCCTGCAAGGGACTACTACGCGCCCGCGCATACCTGGACATCAGCGCCTGGGGAGCATAGTACGAACCTGGCATATGCCAGCACTGCCGAGTCTCGGCCATACCCTTTCCCTCAAGACGAGTACAAGAGTACACCTGCGGGAACTTCGCCAACGAAGACCGAATCGAGCCAGCCGCAGGCTTCGTCGGTCTATAACGGAGCCACGAGAGGCTCTTTTGATGCCATGCATCAATATTCCTGGAATGGGAACTAG